The following proteins come from a genomic window of Bactrocera tryoni isolate S06 chromosome 1, CSIRO_BtryS06_freeze2, whole genome shotgun sequence:
- the LOC120766188 gene encoding uncharacterized protein LOC120766188 has product MSVSLQESKAAGSSKPQYRRSSRRNRPEDLEKEVELIMSQEDDSDMEMDIAKENEVPVTPRSNKHTEQIVSLGDVKSNAHTPRRSTRKSVKPVQEYEDIVTCKRQLRSTSKVVEEVENDMEGEETNTEEPQPRWTPAKVGRVSQKRSRKSRKTVGDKNKPKLMNPNENEDHTESVKAENLQNDELIQSKDENINKADIQEEFVSNDGESDWTKIGNIEETEKEAITNKEEKDVTNMEKNEKEAIKNKEEKYISNIDIIKSEAEDVSNKKECDEEEHHDEEVVINIKVNDNEKNNSNEENGKESIVPKESIFQKKLKGCVIEVREEKNPDNFGTYLKSNNLDISDLGLNPLTEENALNEDIQLPGEKECKISKIAESADTDIQFLTYNDDNSNASDCIMINTDVAEDEEEEMQPLQLSDDESSTSPPRKTPRIILTTDEGVDQKLNVTIPQNDGCTPKRYSKTAKRMPTPYKKIADVSSTEDDGNEKWTADEPPITVEISRMEPKEIVLRSIRKRSFSVCIGAAEADSKRKNVTFYSPANQTVILEDVDVRMIQSVKKNTDLKTATTETFITQRRKRSMSFDEAMINKSKYRTQTPSKMGVTPQKVKPTRTKLPNFAAIHQKNFEKMENLVDHVNRKAERAKILTNSASKDRIASAQKPIKTHQATTTATNPDKSKAVKRINLHTAVNSTFSGINNTSMHKTFDTSHKELHDSKLPLPRIGVCKPLVAAETTHKENREVKLPNPRLGIIKPHTITVVNNKNKQMTPAKNALKPTQPRQAARPAFNLSTALETHANNAKSANAAAVQITTAAVTKPNAMNANTKFAPTMSVDEKMASRRQRHMDMFKGRAANSRTTPGTAEKKFGQLIRGVRSNRRFELQMAHRQNMEH; this is encoded by the exons atgagtgTCT CGTTACAGGAATCCAAAGCCGCGGGCTCATCCAAGCCCCAATATCGAAGATCCTCACGTCGCAACCGTCCCGAAGATTTGGAGAAGGAGGTAGAGCTGATAATGTCGCAAGAAGACGATAGCGACATGGAAATGGATATTGCAAAGGAAAATGAAGTTCCGGTAACACCAAGGTCAAACAAACATACTGAACAAATTGTATCGCTCGGCGATGTAAAATCTAATGCGCATACTCCTAGACGTAGTACACGCAAAAGCGTTAAACCCGTACAAGAATATGAAGACATTGTGACTTGTAAACGTCAACTGAGATCGACATCAAAGGTGGTAGAAGAAGTTGAAAACGATATGGAAGGGGAGGAGACTAATACGGAAGAGCCACAACCGAGATGGACACCCGCGAAGGTGGGTCGTGTGTCACAGAAGCGAAGTCGAAAGAGCCGTAAAACTGTGGGAGATAAAAATAAACCCAAGTTAATGAatccaaatgaaaatgaagatcACACGGAATCAGTTAAAgcagaaaatttacaaaatgatGAGTTGATTCAATCAAAGgacgaaaatattaataaagcaGACATTCAGGAGGAATTTGTCAGTAATGATGGAGAAAGCGATTGGACAAAAATCGGTAATATTGAAGAaactgaaaaggaagcaattaCAAATAAGGAAGAAAAAGACGTTACcaatatggaaaaaaatgaaaaagaagcaataaaaaataaggaaGAAAAATACATTAGCAATATTGATATTATCAAATCTGAAGCTGAAGATgtttcaaacaaaaaagaatgtGATGAGGAAGAACATCATGATGAGGAGGTcgtaattaatataaaagttaacgacaatgaaaaaaataacagtaaTGAAGAGAACGGGAAAGAAAGTATCGTTCCGAAAGaaagtattttccaaaaaaaattaaaagggtGTGTAATAGAAGttagagaagaaaaaaatccaGATAACTTTGGAACTTACTTGAAAAGTAATAACTTGGATATTTCCGATTTGGGACTTAATCCATTAACTGAAGAAAACGCTTTAAATGAAGATATACAACTGCCTGGAGAAAAGGAGTgcaaaatatctaaaattgcAGAAAGCGCCGACACAGATATCCAATTTCTTACATACAATGATGATAATTCCAATGCTAGCGATTGCATTATGATAAATACGGATGTAGCAGAGGATGAAGAGGAAGAAATGCAGCCGTTACAACTTTCGGATGATGAAAGTTCAACGTCGCCACCACGTAAAACACCTCGCATTATTCTGACCACCGATGAGGGAGTAGACCAGAAATTAAATGTAACCATTCCTCAGAATGATGGTTGTACACCGAAAAGATACTCAAAGACTGCAAAACGTATGCCTACACCCTACAAGAAAATTGCTGATGTTTCAAGCACGGAAGATGACGGCAACGAAAAGTGGACGGCTGATGAACCACCTATTACTGtagaaatttccagaatggaaccgaaagaaattgttttgcGTAGCATTAGGAAGCGTTCATTTTCTGTATGCATTGGAGCCGCTGAAGCCGATAGTAAACgcaaaaatgttacattttacAGCCCTGCTAATCAGACTGTTATTTTGGAAGATGTGGACGTACGTATGATCCAGAGTGTAAAGAAAAATACCGACTTAAAAACGGCAACTACTGAAACTT TTATAACCCAACGCCGTAAACGTTCTATGTCCTTTGATGAGGCAATGATAAATAAGTCAAAATATCGAA cACAAACTCCGAGTAAAATGGGGGTGACGCCACAAAAGGTCAAACCAACACGTACAAAATTACCAAATTTCGCAGCTATTCATCAGAAAAATTTcgagaaaatggaaaatttagtCGATCACGTGAATCGTAAGGCAGAACGCGCTAAAATACTTACGAATTCGGCCTCAAAGGATCGTATTG CTAGTGcacaaaaaccaataaaaactCACCAAGCCACTACCACGGCTACGAATCCGGATAAATCTAAAGCAGTGAAGCGTATTAACTTACACACAGCCGTGAATTCAACATTTTCAGGAATTAATAACACATCTATGCATAAAACATTTGACACATCACACAAAGAACTTCACGATTCTAAGTTGCCTTTGCCACGTATTGGTGTTTGCAAACCATTGGTTGCAGCTGAAACAACACACAAAGAAAACCGTGAAGTAAAACTACCAAATCCACGCTTGGGTATCATTAAGCCGCACACTATAACTGttgtcaacaacaaaaataagcaaatgaCGCCTGCCAAGAATGCGCTGAAACCGACACAGCCACGACAGGCGGCGCGACCCGCTTTCAACCTATCAACGGCACTTGAAACGCATGCCAACAATGCAAAATCGGCAAACGCGGCCGCCGTGCAAATTACCACTGCCGCGGTGACGAAACCAAATGCCATGAACgcaaacacaaaattcgctCCAACAATGTCAGTTGATGAGAAAATGGCTTCGCGCCGTCAACGTCACATGGATATGTTTAAGGGACGCGCTGCCAACTCGCGCACCACTCCTGGCACGGCGGAAAAGAAATTCGGCCAACTTATAAGAGGCGTGCGTTCAAATCGTCGCTTTGAACTGCAAATGGCGCATCGCCAGAACATGGAACATTGA